The following is a genomic window from Doryrhamphus excisus isolate RoL2022-K1 chromosome 3, RoL_Dexc_1.0, whole genome shotgun sequence.
GCTCACCGGGTAACACACTGGGCGGCCGGCAAAGTGGCTGGACGCCACCGCCATCCTCTGCCCGGCGACTCCACAGGCAAATTGGTTGCGACTGCAGCCCCGGCAGCCTTCCTCATCCTTCCCGGTCTCGGGGCAATCCCATTTCCCGTCGCAGCGTTGCTCCTGGGTGAAGCAGCCTCCCGAGGGGCCGCCACATCGACCCTCCCAGGGAGGGCAGTAGTTCCCGACGTGGAATGTAGCATTGAAACCACTTCCTTCCGAGCCAGGGAGGGTCTGATAGGTGAGTGACAACAGGCCGGTGTGGGACTCCACTTGGACAGATTTATAATTGGATGCGCTTGTGATCTGCTCCAACATAGAAGATAATAATGAcagcaaaagtaaaaaaaaactgcacgtGATTACTGAAGGATGTTATGACTGTAAGACTGGTTCATGTATGACAGCATATTACAGTATTGATCTGAAACCTCCAATAAAAAACactcacaattttgatgacatcCCCTTTGCCTTGTGCTCTGTTGTGCACTGTGAGCGTGTCCCCAGGCCCCAGTACCAGCTGTTGAAGGTCCAGCCTAAGGGGCCGGGAGTCATCGGGATCCAGAGTCCAGATGCAGAGCAAAGGTTGCCCACGAAGAGCTGGAGGAGAGAAGGTCCCGTAGAAAGTCTGGAGAAGTCCTCCACAGGGCCACTCAATAGGAGTGGGGGTCACAATCGGTTCCTTGTGTGTGAGGGGCTGCTCCAGATCTTCATCAGTCTCATCATCTTCTCCTCTCTCTTTCAGCAGGGACAACAGCTCATCAGTGCTGTCTGAGCTCTGACTTTTATCAGCAGGGTTTTGCTGCTCGGAGACGCTCACGCTGTTCCTCTCTGCCGTGCTTTCTTCAGCACCTGTGCTGCCGGCAGTGTTACCGTCTCCGCCACAGCCCTCCTCGTCTGTGCCGTCACCTTCGCCGAGACACTCCACCTGGCCGTTACAACGCCACGAGAGGGGCAGGCAACGACCTCCAAGACATTCAAATGATGTTAACGGGCATTCGCCAGAGTGTGTATCTGTCAGAATGCAGGAGCAGAACATGACTATTTTGTGAAAGACCTCGACAACATGTTACATCACACATTTTATACAGAAGAAACAACACACCTCTGGCATAATTCAACCGAAAGGACGACACAGGGTACAAATGTGGCAGAAAGTGGTGCACCACTGTGATGTTTCCCCCCAGGAATTCCACAGGTTGCGGCAATTTGTTGCCGCAAAGAACAAGCGGCTCGCCGTCAGTGGATGATATTATGGACAACCACTCCTTCCTGCACCGAGTTGAAAACTGGGAAAAGCTATGAGGAAAGTGACCACACATTTGTTTAACGAATTGCCTTAACATTCACAAACAAGATGGATGTGTGTCTGTATGTCTACCTGAGGACTACAGGCTCTCCCACCAAACCCTTAATGGTCCAGCAGTCATTTGTTGCACCAAAGTGGTAGGACCAGGTATGGTACGTAGAACTCCTTATTTCTCCCACTTTGCTGTCCAGTACTTGAGGGGAATGTCCACAGTGGTCTGAGAATAGCAGGGgtagaaaatatacaaacataaattTACATTGTTCTGACATAATTGAAAGAATAATGAATATATGACATTTTGTTATAATCCTTACCAAAACAAAGAGCACAGCGTAACCCACTGCATGCTGCAAAAAGGACATGCAAACATGAACACTAATCTTACAGATAGCATCAAACACAAAATGTGTAAGCACTCACCAGCAATGTAAAAAAGGAGGGTGTagatgtgcatcattgtggcaATGCctgtaaaacactttttaatggGTAAAAAAAACCGGCAGAAGATTGTCAGAAAAGTGCCATTTTGGATGGGATTTTAGTCGATAGATAGGAAGACGTCGCCTGCAGAGCAAAAAAACAAGACCTTAATAACAAAAGATgcattacataaaaataacacagctGCGATTTAATTCAGGAAGAACTTTGGGGACTGGTATTGCATTAATCACATTAGTGAGTGAAACAGCTATAATTATTATGTATGCAGCCTTAGTTTCCAAACAACACATTTGCCACTTCATCGGGTTCACCAGCTATCACAAGAGTGTTGTATTAGGCAATGCTTCACACATTATTTGCACAAAACCACACTCATTTCCTTCCCGTAGTACTTTGACCATGACGACAGGAAGGCTAAAGTTAGCACCAACGCGCAACGAGGAGAAACCATCGTCAATGTGACTGTGCTGTTTTGACAGCTTTTAAAAAAGACGCTTCCCTGTAACAGAGACGGCTAGAGGTCGTTAAATTGTTCAGTGTGTAAACATCGAGGGTATATATTTACCAGAATTAATGGTAAAGGGTAGTCGATATCGTAGCTGATTAC
Proteins encoded in this region:
- the lrp10 gene encoding low-density lipoprotein receptor-related protein 10, whose amino-acid sequence is MMHIYTLLFYIAACSGLRCALCFDHCGHSPQVLDSKVGEIRSSTYHTWSYHFGATNDCWTIKGLVGEPVVLSFSQFSTRCRKEWLSIISSTDGEPLVLCGNKLPQPVEFLGGNITVVHHFLPHLYPVSSFRLNYARDTHSGECPLTSFECLGGRCLPLSWRCNGQVECLGEGDGTDEEGCGGDGNTAGSTGAEESTAERNSVSVSEQQNPADKSQSSDSTDELLSLLKERGEDDETDEDLEQPLTHKEPIVTPTPIEWPCGGLLQTFYGTFSPPALRGQPLLCIWTLDPDDSRPLRLDLQQLVLGPGDTLTVHNRAQGKGDVIKIITSASNYKSVQVESHTGLLSLTYQTLPGSEGSGFNATFHVGNYCPPWEGRCGGPSGGCFTQEQRCDGKWDCPETGKDEEGCRGCSRNQFACGVAGQRMAVASSHFAGRPVCYPVSERCNYQLYCADGSDERDCTVCQPGTFHCDSDRCVFESWRCDGQVDCKDGIDELNCTVVLPRKVITAATVGSLVCGLLLVIAMGCTCKLYSLRTREYSLFAPISRHEAELIQQQAPPSYGQLIAQGIIPPVEDFPTENPNESSSLSLRGLLQLLRQDAVSSPHRRRRPRFVRRAVRRMRRWGLIPRSPYRPAQAASSNQQQPDVAPQGQELTRSTPTSSSSAVEAVNQPVPQKVGMLTRSEQQRDVSSQVASPAPPLPSPPSASSPPPPYAPPAPPVEEPLTPPVGIPPSSPSLASIFQTLGLSLSLFRASPSSSNNYVPLSASPSFSSSSSSDDDVLLIPLSEDTTSEDDVPMLT